One part of the Nostoc sp. PCC 7120 = FACHB-418 genome encodes these proteins:
- the rimO gene encoding 30S ribosomal protein S12 methylthiotransferase RimO: MGEKPTIAISHLGCEKNRIDTEHMLGLLVKAGYGVDTNEELADYVIVNTCSFIESAREESVRTLVELAEANKKIVITGCMAQHFQTQLLEELPEAVAVVGTGDYHKIVSVIERAEQGERVTLVSAEPTYIADETTPRYRTTTEGVAYLRVAEGCDYRCAFCIIPHLRGNQRSRTIESIVAEAEQLVAQGVQEIILISQITTNYGLDIYGKPKLAELLRALGKINVPWIRMHYAYPTGLTPDVIAAIQETPNVLPYLDLPLQHSHSEVLRSMNRPWQGRVNDEIIERLKIAIPGAVLRTTFIVGFPGETEAQFEHLLQFVQRHEFDHVGVFTFSAEEGTPAYKLPNQLPQEVMDERRDRLMALQQPISWRKNQQEVGKTVEVLIEQENPESGKLIGRSGRFSPEVDGQVYVDGEAKLGTIIPVKIHSADEYDLFGQVVSHN, encoded by the coding sequence ATGGGTGAAAAGCCGACAATAGCAATTTCTCACTTGGGCTGTGAGAAAAACCGAATTGATACAGAACATATGTTAGGCCTGCTGGTAAAAGCAGGTTATGGTGTAGATACAAATGAAGAATTAGCCGACTACGTAATAGTCAATACTTGTAGTTTTATCGAATCAGCCAGGGAAGAATCGGTTAGAACCTTAGTAGAACTCGCAGAAGCCAACAAAAAAATTGTAATTACGGGCTGTATGGCGCAGCACTTCCAAACACAATTATTGGAAGAGCTACCCGAAGCAGTGGCTGTAGTTGGTACAGGGGACTACCATAAAATAGTTAGCGTCATTGAGCGAGCAGAGCAAGGCGAACGGGTTACACTAGTTAGCGCCGAGCCAACCTATATCGCCGATGAAACGACCCCACGCTATCGAACTACTACCGAAGGTGTAGCCTACCTGCGAGTAGCCGAAGGGTGTGATTACCGTTGTGCATTTTGCATAATTCCCCACTTACGCGGAAACCAGCGATCGCGTACTATAGAATCTATAGTTGCTGAAGCCGAGCAACTAGTAGCCCAAGGGGTGCAAGAGATCATTCTTATTTCCCAAATCACCACCAACTATGGGTTGGATATTTATGGTAAGCCCAAATTAGCCGAACTATTGCGTGCTTTAGGGAAAATTAATGTACCGTGGATTAGGATGCACTACGCCTATCCCACTGGATTAACCCCGGATGTGATAGCGGCAATTCAAGAAACGCCAAACGTCTTACCATATCTAGATTTGCCTCTACAACATTCTCATAGTGAAGTTCTTCGTAGCATGAACCGTCCCTGGCAAGGGCGAGTCAACGATGAAATCATCGAGCGCCTCAAGATAGCCATTCCAGGTGCTGTGTTACGGACAACATTTATAGTGGGCTTCCCTGGAGAAACAGAAGCACAGTTTGAGCATTTACTACAGTTCGTCCAACGGCATGAGTTTGATCATGTAGGTGTTTTTACCTTTTCCGCAGAAGAGGGAACCCCCGCTTACAAGTTACCAAATCAACTGCCCCAAGAGGTGATGGATGAACGCCGCGATCGCCTCATGGCACTCCAGCAACCCATTTCTTGGCGAAAAAATCAGCAGGAAGTCGGCAAAACCGTTGAAGTCCTGATTGAGCAAGAAAATCCTGAAAGTGGGAAATTAATTGGTCGTTCTGGCAGATTTTCTCCAGAAGTTGATGGTCAGGTCTACGTTGATGGCGAGGCGAAGCTAGGAACCATTATCCCTGTGAAAATTCACAGTGCTGATGAGTATGACCTGTTTG